The Schistocerca gregaria isolate iqSchGreg1 chromosome 4, iqSchGreg1.2, whole genome shotgun sequence genome contains a region encoding:
- the LOC126266918 gene encoding cyclin-dependent kinase 9 isoform X2, with the protein MMASAAARTGESSSTSSVMNIKEKEKYIEEFDFPYCDEATKYEKVAKIGQGTFGEVFKARDKKNSKKFVAMKKVLMDNEKEGFPITALREIRILQLLKHENVVNLIEICRTKASQHNRYRSTFYLVFDFCEHDLAGLLSNVNVKFSLGEIKKVMQQLLNGLYYIHSNKILHRDMKAANVLITKNGILKLADFGLARAFSANKNGQGNRYTNRVVTLWYRPPELLLGDRNYGPPVDLWGAGCIMAEMWTRSPIMQGNTEQQQLTLISQLCGSITPEVWPGVESLELYTRMELPRGQKRKFENPSPARASFNSMGCVLKVTINVSSHISVRG; encoded by the exons ATGATGGCTAGTGCTGCAGCGAGAACTGGAGAAAGCAGCAGTACTAGCTCGGTTATGAAtattaaagagaaagaaaaatacattGAAGAATTTGATTTTCCATACTGTGATGAGGCAACGAAATACGAAAAGGTCGCCAAAATAGGCCAGGGAACATTCGG GGAAGTGTTTAAGGCACGTGATAAGAAAAACTCGAAGAAGTTTGTCGCGATGAAGAAAGTTTTGATGGACAACGAAAAAGAGGGA tttccGATTACGGCATTGAGGGAAATAAGAATATTGCAACTTCTCAAACATGAAAACGTCGTGAATCTGATAGAAATTTGCCGGACCAAAG CGTCCCAGCACAACCGTTACCGGTCCACATTTTACCTGGTGTTCGACTTCTGTGAACATGATTTAGCTGGCTTGCTGTCTAATGTTAATGTGAAATTTAGCTTGGGAGAGATTAAAAAAGTAATGCAGCAACTGCTAAATGGCTTGTATTATATCCACAGCAACAAG ATACTACATAGAGATATGAAGGCTGCTAATGTCCTTATTACAAAAAATGGCATCTTAAAGTTAGCTGACTTTGGTCTGGCaagagcatttagtgcaaataaaAATGGTCAAGGGAACAG GTACACAAATAGAGTAGTGACATTGTGGTACCGTCCACCAGAGCTTCTGCTTGGTGACCGCAACTATGGTCCTCCTGTTGACCTCTGGGGTGCTGGTTGCATTATGGCTGAGATGTGGACACGAAGCCCTATTATGCAAGGCAACACTGAGCAGCAACAGCTGACGCTTATCTCACAGCTGTGCGGTTCCATCACTCCTGAAGTTTGGCCTGGTGTAGAATCACTGGAGTTATACACCAGGATGGAGCTGCCTCGTGGACAGAAACGCAAG